In the Pectinophora gossypiella chromosome 27, ilPecGoss1.1, whole genome shotgun sequence genome, GATTTTTCAGGAATTTCCACTCCTGAGGCTATAATTCCGAAACCATACGtctgaaaattttgaaaaaaatatgtttgtgctAAGAAAATTAGCGCGCAACAGTATTCACCAAAAAAGTGTGTAAATTAATTCTGGTTTAGGAGATACAGCCGTCACAATTTTCAGCACTTAAATGTAAATAACTCCACTGAAAAGtctgtaaaaaatctgaaactggCCTTGTATTTTTTGATGTCCTGCGATGCTCCTGCCCGATTTTGAACGAAGTCGCTAGCACGTCTCCTTCTAGTCGGGGGTGATGACCTTGAAGttgtttttttcagtttttcacGATGTTGGGGTGGTGGTAAAATTCCCGAAAAATTCCAGAAAATAGAACTCGATGAGGGGTTTCTTTTGGTGTATAGTGCTGCAGTGGCGCTTTCCTGTTTCCGGAGCAGTTGATTTTTCAAATGTAGAGCACGTGGTCGAAAACCTTCTTACCCCTTATTAGGGGGTGAAACACTGCAATCCGGATATTGGCGTATCACTCACTTCACAGCGCGCACTAACCCGCACAATTTGACACCTTTCCCGTTAAGTAGAGAtcactttttctatttttaatcgATTTTAATCGTGGGAGCTCAACGAAAACGTGGCGTTTCCCTCAGAGGTTAGGTCGGaactgggttaggttaggttaggttaggttaggttaggttaggttaggttaggttaggttaggttaggttaggttaggttaggttaggttaggttaggttaggttaggttaggttaggttaggttaggttaggttaggttaggttaggttaggttaggttaggttaggttaggttaggttaggttaggttaggttaggttaggttaggttaggttaggttaggttaggttaggttaggttaggttaggttaggttaggttaggttaggttaggttaggttaggttaggttaggttaggttaggttaggttaggttaggttaggttaggttaggttaggttaggttaggttaggttaggttaggttaggttaggttaggttaggttaggttaggttaggttaggttaggttaggttaggttaggttaggttaggttaggttaggttaggttaggttaggttaggttaggttaggttaggttaggttaggttaggttaggttaggttaggttaggttaggttaggttaggtttttttttttttttttttttttgtatattttgctGGTTTTACCTCTACCATGAAGCGGTAGAGACCTTGTCAGACAAAATACTTATGTTATTAgcactttattttaaaacatgtttGCTCTATAGAAATGATCCAGAACCGATACAATATTGTATGGCTCTTTCGTCACTTCAGAAggtgagtttttgttttttatttattgtgtgtgtttgtatgtctgttttttatttttaagtgtaGGTGCCACTTTCCTTATTACTAGTCTTAAattctaattataattattcttacttatacatttttaaaattttacagcTTCAGTTTCCACACTGTGCTTCACCTATATCTATACCTTATTGTCTTACACTCTATTCTTACTAgctattgtatatttatttcttagtcTAACACAGGTTTACATACAAATATTGGCGTACAGATTTGATTTCTTATACTATAATGCATTATGTCTAATAATATATAGcacagtatatattatttacattaattttgtTACTCTTTATTTCTTTTGATTGCTCTATTTACCACGGTTTGGCAATATTTGATGAAGGTTGCTCTCCTAGTTTTATCCGCCATTATTTCGTTTGCTCTCTCTCTACACAGTGTGGTCTCCAACATTTGCTCCACGTCATGCCTAAGGGGACCGTTTGTGGGACATTCAAAGAGAAGGTGGACGATGGTTTCCTCTACCCCTGGCTCACAGATGCACGATGGGCTCTCCTTGCACTTAAACCTGTTTAAGTACTCAGAGAACCCACCATGCCCCGTCAGCGCCTGCGTCAGTACTCCCGTAATCTCTATCTTTTTGATGATTTTGTGTGCTAGTATCGCATCCGGGAAGAACAATTTTGTGGTAGAGGCCGTTGTTCCTGACTGATACCTATCATTCCACCTCTCAAGGGACTCTATTCGGGTCTGTTTCTTAATATACGAGACTGGACAAAGGTCATAATTTGGTTTGGTCTTCACCCGTTGCGCCGCGTCTTTTGCCAATTGATCCGCCCTTTCATTTCCTTCCAATCCGGCATGTGCTTTTATCCAGAAGAAGGATATCTCCTTTTTCTGGCGTTTGCCTGCTGCGACATTTGCTCGTATCGTGACTGCTAGGTGGTGCTTGGTGTCGTAGTTGACGACAGTTTCGAGCGCCGACCTCGAGTCGCTGTATATGCCAAAGCTCGTTTGATGGCACGCCAAAATCACCCTAGTGGCTTCGCATATGGCCAGCAGTTCAGCCTGGTAGACCGTGCAATACGGAGACAGTTTCAACTTGACGGTTTTGGTCTCAGCATCACCATCCCACACGGATAGGGCTGCCCCGACCTTGCCGTCAATTTTGCTGCCGTCCGTATATATACGAACTGCTTGCTTGTTATGGCAGTCGACCTGCTCTTGGTCTACCAGACAGACGAACCCCAGTTTCATATGCGTCGCCGGGTGTGGAGCTTGGGCATATCCAACGACTCGTTCCACTTCTCTATCCCCCAGTATTGGCTGGGGCACCCCCCTCTTGGCCTCATACAGGGCGGCTGCCTCCTTAATCCGGAGGTCAAGTGGGAGCAACCCAGACAGCACCAGGGCAGAGTTAAGAGATACTGTTCGGTACGCTTTCGTCATCTTTTGCGCGAATCCCCTCTGTACGTTATTGAGCTGCTTCTGCACCCCCAGCTTGTCAACCTCCGGAGCCCAAACACTAGCTGCGTATAAGATTATTGGCTCAATTGTCGCGTTATATATGATCCTAATAATTTCTGGGTGAAGACCCCAGTCTACTTTTGCTGCTCTGGAGAGCTGTTTGTAGATCACGATAGCTTTTTTGCACACTTCTGAGACGTGTTTATTGAAGGTCAACTTTCTATCGATGTGTAGCCCTAAGATCTTTATGTCGTTTGACATTTCAATGCCGATCCCGCCCATATCCAAGACCGGGGtatcgtattttattttattggtcaTTGTCATAGCTTTGGTTTTTTGCGGACCAAagttaagtttgtttttctttccccAATCTTGGACATAGGCGAGGGCGGCATTGGCCTGCCTCCCGACTTCCAGCGCAGTTTCCCCGTGGAACACGAGGACCACGTCGTCAGCGAATGCCTGGACATAATCCCCTCGCTCCTCAAGCCCCTTCAAGAGAGGATCCAGGAGAAGGTTCCACAGGATAGGACCGCCAATCGATCCCTGTACACAACCTTTTGATGTGATCTTTGCGTGTTGTTCCCCCCCATATCTCACTGCGACCTGTCTGTCTCGTAGGTAGCTGTCAAGCACTCTCCGGATATTTGCAGGACACTTTTCCTCAGCCAGTCTGACTCTTATTGCTGGCCACCAAGCGTTGTCAAAGGCTCCCTCTATGTCCAGTGAGACTAACGTAATAAgcttttttgcttttattttcaGACGTATATAATTCACTAGGTCATAGAGCGAGTCCTCAGTGCTTTTTTGGGGCATAAAGCCATATTGGCGAGTACTAATCCTCGGGAGGATATGCCATTTCAGTCTACCTACGAGCAGTTTTTCGAAGATCTTTCCCATCACTGGCAACAACCCTATCGGCCTGTATGCCTTGGGGTTCCGGTAATTATCTTTCCCCGGCTTACGTAAGACCACTACCGTGGCCTTCTTCCAGATGGTCGGGAAGTGTTCAAGCTCCAGGCACTTGTTAACCAGTGATAGGAAAAGTCCTGGGTCGCATGAGATCGCCCTACTGCAGATGTCTGCCGTAAAACCGTCTGCCCCGGGTGCCTTTTTAGGATTGAAACTCTCTACCACTGCTCGGAGCTCCTCCATTGTGAACGGCGGGTCCCGGGATTCGTCCCGGGAAACACCATTCACTCTGTCGGCCTCCGCTCGTATATGTCGGTGGTATGCCGTATCACGGTCCGCCGAATCCTCAGGGTAGAAAGTCTCAGTCAGGGCTCTTGCGGATTCACGCATATCTACGGTCCTACCATTTATCTCCAGGGGCAGGTCTTCCTGTCGCTTGGCGGTCCTACCTATAACTCTGTAGATGCCCTCCCATACACCCTCCCTATCCTGCTTCCCACAGAACTCCTTCCAGCTAGATATCTGGGCCTTTTTTACATCTCTTTCATACTTCTCTTTCATTTGCAGGTACTCAGCAACAACTCGGGCTCTCCGGATTGGTGCTGCGCATCGGACACGCCGCTTCCTGGTCAAGACCTCCTTCTTCAAAATGTCAAGCTCCTCGGACATCCAAGGTAAGGTAAGTTTTTGATTGGACCTCTTTTTGGAGAGAGTATCTTCGCATGCCTTTTTGACGATGCTCGTATACCCCTCCAACAAGAGGTCCAATTCCCTTATAGTATTAGTCCCTTCTATTTTGGCTTTGTCCATGGCACCATCGGCCACCAATTGTTTCAATTTCTCATGAAATTGAATCCAATTGGCCCTTTTGGTGCCATAGATTCGCGTAGTCCGTTGGATGTCCGTGCCTTTCGCTCTTGCGAGCCTGACTTTGAATGTAATGGTGTTGTGGTCAGAGCTGGTTATCCGGTCATCTACCCTCCAGTCCTCTACCAAGCCCAACATGTCCGATGAGCAGGCCGTGATGTCTACATGGCTTGTGTATCTTTTATTGCCTCTGATGGTGTCAAATGTCGGGACATCTCCTTCGTTGAGTACCTGCATTTCCATCTCTTCCATAGCACCAGATACCTCACTACCCCTACAGTCTATTTTGCTGCTGCCCCACCAGGTGTTCTTGGCGTTTACATCTCCGCCGATAAGGAATAGCTTCGGTCGTAATTTACAGCGGATTTCCTTTAGCTGCTCCAAGTATGGCTCTATGGGCCGGTCTGGCTCAAAGTAGCATGAGGCCGCAACCATCTCCCAGGCACTAGTTCGGATCCTCACCACTGAGATGTTATTTGTGGTGAGTTCTGGGAACTGTATAATGTCCATGTCTTGATCAAAGACTGCGATTGCCGCTTTGACAGTTCCCTCTTCCTGTTCAGTGTTCTGGAAAATCCTCGCTCCTCTATAGGCTTTCATGCTACTTGAGCTGCCCACATACGGCTCCTGGAGCAGTGCAAAGGCCGTTCTCCTTTTATTTGCCTCGAGCATGAGCTCGTTTGTTGCTAATTCTTTTCTTTGGAGATTAGCTTGAAGTACGCGGTACAATTTCACACCTGGTGGGGCACCAGCACTCTCTTCTCCTTGGCCGTCTGTGTCGCCCTTAGCAATACGCTGTAGTTGCGCGGGCTAGAGCATCCCATTTTCTTCGGGTGGGGCACATTTCACTAAAAGCGATATGGTCGGTCGTTGTCAAATTTGCGCGGCTGCAGTTGCAACAAGTTGGCGCTTCGCCTACGAGCCGATCCGCACACTCCTCCCACCTGTGAGGGCCTCCGCAGTAACTACACTTTTCTACAGTGTCCTTGCAGAGGCGCTTGGTGTGCCCATACCCAAGGCACAGCGAGCATTGTACCAGCGGCGACCGGTCCTCCACACGTACCCGCTGTAGGTCAATGTGTACGCGACCCGCCGCGGTGAGGCGCTGCCATACTATGGGAGACACTTCGATCACTATGTGTGAGGCGTGTGGGTTCCTTGCTCTGCGCCTGTATCTGACTGTGGCCCTTACCTCAATGTCAGCGAGCAGGTGTCCGTTTTGGTTTTTTAGCGCCTTTATTATATCCTCGTCTGTGTGCACTGAGAGGACGTCTCTGAGGATAACAAGTGGGTCTTTATTTTGCGCTTCTTTTACCTTTAGGTTGCGAGACCTCACCGCTTCGGTGACCTTTTCGAGTTCCTGCTTATTATGGCAGCCTATCAAGACTTTTTGGTCTCTCGCTTTGCGCAGTCTATCCACTCGTATCCCGGTATTTTTTGCATCCAATGCATGTCTGATTTTGGTGATTACCTCCTGTCCACTCTCTTCCTTGTCATCGGACGTGACAATGATGGTGTGCATTGGTGCAACGTGGATGTGTTTCGGCTGTTGTACTGCCTCCGGGTGAGTAGGCTGCGGATGCACTTGGTTGCTGAGGTTTTCTTTAAGGTCATCGATGGACTTGGTGAGTCTCGCGACCTCTGCGTATGAGGGTCTCTGCTCGGCTGCACTGGATTGCGCATGTCGTATATCCTTGGAGAGGGCGAGGGTGTGCGCCGCACAGTCCTGGAGCGCGTTTTTGTGCTCCCTCAAGTTCGTGATGAGTTCCCTCATTAGATCAGTTTGTGGTGACTCATGATTGTTACTCGGCGCCTCCTCCCTTGCCCCTTGGTGCTCACTTTCGCCTTTTGACGCTTGGTCTTTGCCTCCCCCCGCTTCCTTTACTAGCTGGTATAGCCGTTCAACAGCCTGTGTTACGCCGTGTTTTATGTCCGCCTTCAAATTTCGGGATTCACCCAGCAGTGTTTTGGCCTTCACTAAGCAGGCCTTGGCCTCTGACATCTTGCTGTTGTACTTCGGCTTGAGTGGGGGGGTTTTCGTGCTCTCCACTGATGCTCTCCGTTCGTTCGGTCTGGATTCTTGGGAAAGCGGCATCCTGTCCCTTGGTCCTGAGGGGACCAATGGGGCACACTTCTTTTGTCCAACATTGGCTCCAGACTCCCATTCACCGATGCTACGTCTCACACTGGGGACTGCTATCGGGTTTGGTTGAGAAGGTCCTGCCTTCTCCGTCAGGTGTGGTGATTTTTGGGCGGACGGAGCCTCTGTCTCTGTCACCTTCTTCGTCGGTGTGCGTATCCCAAACATGTCGCGtcagtaagtataaaataaagtaaaataaaataaaaggtaataaaaagtgtataaaagtgtatatattttgtaagtatatttgtctttatttagttctaattttctgtatttcagGTTCTCCGTGCTGTCTTCGGGTCAACGCTCCTCGAGGTCTACGTGTCTTCGAGTCTACGGATCTACGCGTCTTCGAGTCTACAGGTCTTCGGGTCCTCGGGTCTACGCGTTTTGGTAAGTatcacacgtacacacacacactttcactcatagacatacacacacatgcacTCTCACACTCACATTCACCTACTCTCGCATACACATTCACctactcacacatacacacacgcacacactatGTCAAGAGAGAGCAGGGAGCGCTAGTTTTGGCTAGAGCAACAAAGCAACAAAGAGAACGAGACAAATTTGAAAAGTAGAATAGAGAATCTATTtcttttcaactatcgatataCACAggtttaaaaataggtaaaaacaggataaaaataaaaagtgtaaaatttTTTGACTCTACGTAGAGTTTGGTCGTTTCTATCTCTGGAATCACCTCTAGAGGTTCAAATTGGGTCTATGCCGAGAAAAATTTCGGTTGTGTTGGGGCGATTTCCATAGATAGAGTCATAAAATCGATTTCTGCTCTATGTAGAGCAAAGTTTGGAATCTTGACAGATAGTCCTCCCCGTGGCTTTGTTAACGGTAAAAGCCGCGTGCCGATAGCTACGGTACTTCCGGAGCTATCGCGGTTTCAAAAtctccaagatggcggcctatCTGTCAAAACTCCAATTCAAATGGCTGTAACTCCGCCGTTTTTGGGCCTAGACCACCGGAGTTTCAGCTCAATAGGCTCAGCTGGACCTACTCTATCCACTGAAATGGCTTTCAGGCTGAAAATTTTTCAGGCGGCCAATTTTGCTGAAAGCCACCTACAGGGGTAATTCAGGTCAGGGGACAACCTCTCGAGAAAATCCCAACCGAATCGGACGGAACCGAGCCGAGCCAGAGCGGCCCAAActtttctgacagctgtcaaactcgATGTTTAACTAGCTGTAACTCCGCAGCTATAGCGGCTAGAACACCGGAGTTTGGGCTGCCCTGTCTCAACGCGACCCGAACTTTCGCCTGAAACCAGTTTCAGGGCCTGAAATTTTCAGGACGCCGATCGTCCTGAAATTCGGGGGGGCAGTAGGGGTGAAGCCCCTGAGCCTACCAAAGAAAACCGCAGTCTCCTAGGCCCCGTACTTACCGAGCTATGGGGCGTCAAAGTCGGTTTGACAGCTGACTCAGCTGTCAAAGTCCAACTTTGGGGGCGAATAGCTCAGCTCCTATTGCTCCTAAAAGCACGGGGTTTTGGATCCTGGGTTAGGCGCGATCTCTTCTGCCCTCTGAAACTGGTTTCAGCCTGAAAAATTTTCAGGTGTCCGATTCGACTGAAACCCCACGGACTCGAAGGGATCTCCACTCCTCTCACCTAGAGTGGAAACCCCGCTGTTCCAAGACAAATAGCACCGGAgatattccaattttaaaaatccaaaatgGCGGACAAAATGGCCGATTTTGTCCAAATTCGGCCCCTGATGAGCTAGGGACCCagaatttgttttatatatgaCCGAATACACAAACTAAAGTTGACTACGTCgaaaaaaattttg is a window encoding:
- the LOC126378732 gene encoding uncharacterized protein LOC126378732, with amino-acid sequence MFGIRTPTKKVTETEAPSAQKSPHLTEKAGPSQPNPIAVPSVRRSIGEWESGANVGQKKCAPLVPSGPRDRMPLSQESRPNERRASVESTKTPPLKPKYNSKMSEAKACLVKAKTLLGESRNLKADIKHGVTQAVERLYQLVKEAGGGKDQASKGESEHQGAREEAPSNNHESPQTDLMRELITNLREHKNALQDCAAHTLALSKDIRHAQSSAAEQRPSYAEVARLTKSIDDLKENLSNQVHPQPTHPEAVQQPKHIHVAPMHTIIVTSDDKEESGQEVITKIRHALDAKNTGIRVDRLRKARDQKVLIGCHNKQELEKVTEAVRSRNLKVKEAQNKDPLVILRDVLSVHTDEDIIKALKNQNGHLLADIEVRATVRYRRRARNPHASHIVIEVSPIVWQRLTAAGRVHIDLQRVRVEDRSPLVQCSLCLGYGHTKRLCKDTPAQLQRIAKGDTDGQGEESAGAPPGVKLYRVLQANLQRKELATNELMLEANKRRTAFALLQEPYVGSSSSMKAYRGARIFQNTEQEEGTVKAAIAVFDQDMDIIQFPELTTNNISVVRIRTSAWEMVAASCYFEPDRPIEPYLEQLKEIRCKLRPKLFLIGGDVNAKNTWWGSSKIDCRGSEVSGAMEEMEMQVLNEGDVPTFDTIRGNKRYTSHVDITACSSDMLGLVEDWRVDDRITSSDHNTITFKVRLARAKGTDIQRTTRIYGTKRANWIQFHEKLKQLVADGAMDKAKIEGTNTIRELDLLLEGYTSIVKKACEDTLSKKRSNQKLTLPWMSEELDILKKEVLTRKRRVRCAAPIRRARVVAEYLQMKEKYERDVKKAQISSWKEFCGKQDREGVWEGIYRVIGRTAKRQEDLPLEINGRTVDMRESARALTETFYPEDSADRDTAYHRHIRAEADRVNGVSRDESRDPPFTMEELRAVVESFNPKKAPGADGFTADICSRAISCDPGLFLSLVNKCLELEHFPTIWKKATVVVLRKPGKDNYRNPKAYRPIGLLPVMGKIFEKLLVGRLKWHILPRISTRQYGFMPQKSTEDSLYDLVNYIRLKIKAKKLITLVSLDIEGAFDNAWWPAIRVRLAEEKCPANIRRVLDSYLRDRQVAVRYGGEQHAKITSKGCVQGSIGGPILWNLLLDPLLKGLEERGDYVQAFADDVVLVFHGETALEVGRQANAALAYVQDWGKKNKLNFGPQKTKAMTMTNKIKYDTPVLDMGGIGIEMSNDIKILGLHIDRKLTFNKHVSEVCKKAIVIYKQLSRAAKVDWGLHPEIIRIIYNATIEPIILYAASVWAPEVDKLGVQKQLNNVQRGFAQKMTKAYRTVSLNSALVLSGLLPLDLRIKEAAALYEAKRGVPQPILGDREVERVVGYAQAPHPATHMKLGFVCLVDQEQVDCHNKQAVRIYTDGSKIDGKVGAALSVWDGDAETKTVKLKLSPYCTVYQAELLAICEATRVILACHQTSFGIYSDSRSALETVVNYDTKHHLAVTIRANVAAGKRQKKEISFFWIKAHAGLEGNERADQLAKDAAQRVKTKPNYDLCPVSYIKKQTRIESLERWNDRYQSGTTASTTKLFFPDAILAHKIIKKIEITGVLTQALTGHGGFSEYLNRFKCKESPSCICEPGVEETIVHLLFECPTNGPLRHDVEQMLETTLCRERANEIMADKTRRATFIKYCQTVVNRAIKRNKE